From the uncultured Methanomethylovorans sp. genome, the window AGAGAAAGTCACATTAGATTCCCGCATCCACATGGTAGATATAGCAATACCCAGCGGAATCATCACATGTAACAATATGCCTGCTTCCAGTTTACCCATATAAAGCAATAACTCTGCAACGATGATAGCAAATATCGGTATGGCTACTATTTCCCAATCTTTCATAGGATGGTTGAACACTGAGAAATTAACCGAGGATTGAATATTTGAATCTTCCATACTATCATCAACAGGATCATCTTTTTCTTTATCTTCTAACAGTTCAGGCATTTTTTACATTCACCGTCATGGCAAAATATGTTCAACAGATTATTTATTCCACTACAACCTATAAAAATATACAAACAAAATCTATTAGCACAGTAATTTTCTAAAGTATATAAGTATTTTGAAATGGACCTCATTACCAACATATAACCATTTACAAAATAATGCGCTAATGCAGTCTTTTCAGTAAATATGCAAAGGCTTACATAACTATATAAAGTTCATTTGCTTTGGAATCAAATAGTGTAATCCACAACCACCCTTTCTTCCTTGATCTTTCCCACAAAACTAGCAACTTTAACGTGTTCTGGGTGTTTTTGATAGGTTTCCAGTGCTTTCTGATCCTTGAACTCGGAATACAACACCACATCAAAAGCAGCTTCCGAAGCTATTACATTCATTCCAACTTCTATGTGATCGATCTCAGCTATTTTTTCTTTCAAGCCTTCAAGCATGAGTTTCATCATTATAGCATTCTCAACCTTTGTTTTTCCTTCTGCAAGATCTCTTAGTTTCCACATTACGATATGTTTTAACACAATAATTCCCCTACATAGTTTTATAACAAGTTATCCAAAATCCTAAATTTCTGAACGTTATTTTATTGACATTGCATATGTTTATACATGTAGCAGACACTTAAACAAATGATATACTTAAAATCTACTTAAAATGATCTACCTATACATTAATAGGTACGTACTTCTGCAATAAAAGAATAAGTAGAGTAAAGTGATTTAGCTCTACCTATCATTACGATTTCTCATTATAATGTCACTGTCAGTTTTGGCCTCATGGAAGCATCTGAATATTCAGAACTATAGAATGCAATATAATTTCCATTTTCACTACGCGCCTTGAGGAAGAAACCAGTGTTTTTGTATTTGCCGCTTATATATTCCTGCACAAGCTGAGTGACATCGAAATTATAGTACTTATTATTAGGTACTGTACTGGCAGGGAACGTAACAGATGCATATGGCGCACTACCTTGAGAAGTACCGTTCTTATCATACCAGCTTCCTCCTGCATTACTCCACAGGACACCTGACATTCTTGAATTCCAGGTAACATACTTTGGATCCCACTCCATAGGCCTGTAGATGTCAACAACAGTATCTGAGGCACGAGTGGCATCAACTGGATAGTACCAGTAAAGCGAAAGAGTCGCTTTTGATATTATATCTGTGGCCTTGTAACTGCTGAGATTAAACAATATTATGTCCCTACAAAGAGATGTGCTCTTTCCGATATCAAGATAAAGTGTTGTAGAAAGCACACTATTTGGTGATGATTCCCGCAGTCTATTGTCATAAACAGGAGAATAAGTTACTAAACCAACTGTTGCATTCTGGTCGGAATCAGAAAGATCACCAGGAACATCATCAGGAGAAACAGGTGCACTAACAAACACAGTTAAGGTATCGTTTGAAGTCTGACCTTTGTTATCTGTAACTGTAAGTGTTACAGTATAGTTTCCGGCAGATGCATAGACATGAGTAGCTGTCATATTGATAGCTTCAGAAGTAATACCATCAGCTGCGTTGAAATCCCAGGAATAACTGGTGATACCTACGTCATCAGTAGAACCACTGCCATTAAAACTAACAACTGAACCTACTGTGGTATTTTGATCCGGACCAGCATGAGCAACAGGAACATCATCAGGAGAAACAGGTGCACTAACAAACACAGTTAAGGTATCGTTTGAAGTATGACCTTTGTTATCTGTAACTGTAAGTGTTACAGTATAATTTCCGACAGATGTATAGACATGAGTGACTGTCATGTTGGTAGCTTCAGAAGTAATACCATCAGCTGCATTGAAATCCCAGGAATAACTGGTAATACCTACGTCATCAGTAGAACCACTGCCATTAAAACTAACAACTGAACCTACTGTAGCATTCTGATCTGGACCAGCATGAGCAACGGGAGCGGCATCTGTTGAATTTGAACCCGAGGCAGAGTTTATTGTTAATTTCGGCTTCTGTGCATCGGTAGACCACTCTGAACTGTAGAATGCAATATAGTTCTCACCCTCTGTTTTTGCCTTGAGGAAGAAACCAGTGTTTTCATATGTACCATTTATGTATTCCTGCACAAGCTGAGTAACATCAAAATCATAGTAGTGGTTATCAGGCACTGTGCTTGCCTTGAAAGTTATAGAAGCATATGGCATGCTACCCTGTGAATCATTATTTTTATCATACCAGTTTCCACCGGCGGTATCCCATAAAGTACTAGAAGCGCGATAATTCCAGCTTACATAATTAGGATTCCATTCAACTGGCCTATATATTTCAACTACGGTATCAGAATTACGTGTTTTATCTACAGGATAGTACCAGTAAAGAGAAAGTGCCGCTTTGGATATCTTATCGGTCGCATTGTATCCGCTCAGATCGAACAGCATTACATCCCTGCAAAGAGATGTACTTCTTCCGATATCAAGATAAGTTGTAGTGGAAAGTACACTACTCGGTGATGACTCACGCAACCTATTGTCATAAAGAGGAGAATATGTTACAGAGGCTGCACTACCGCTTACAATTACTTTTAAGGTATCAGTATCTTTCTGACCAGCAGTGTCCGTGACAGTTAAAGTTACAGTGTAGTTTCCCGCGCAGACATATGTGTGAATAGCTGTCACCCCACTGGCTTCAGAGGTAATGCCATTTGATACATCAAAATCCCAGGAATAGGATGTGATACCCTTGTCGTCACTAGATCCATTTCCATCGAAAGTGACAATTGCGCCTGTGGTTGCTGTCTTATCTGTTCCGGCATTGGCAACAGGAGCAGTATCAACAGGACTGCTAACGATTACTTTTAAGGAATCAGTAGATTTCTGACCAGCAGTATCTGTGACAGTTAAAGTTACAGTATACGTTCCAGAGGATGTATAGATATGAGTAGCTGTTACTCCGGTAGCTTCAGACGTAATACCATTTGATACATCAAAATCCCATGAATAAGATGCGATACCCTTGTCGTCAGTAGATGCACTGCCATCAAAAGTGACAGCTGAACCAGTGATTGCTGTTTTATCTGTCCCGGCGTTAGCAACTGGAGGATTATCTATAGAGGTTGAACCTGAAATAGAAGTTATAGTTAATTTCGGCCTCATGGCTGTTTTAGAATAATCAGAGCTGTAAAATGCAATGTAATTTCCACTCTCGGTCCTTGCTTTGAGGAAGAAACCGGTGTTTTTATACTTGCCACTTACATACTCCTGTACAAGTTGCGTGACATTAAAATCATAATATTTGTTGTCCGGAACTTTGCTTCCTGCAAAAGTCAATGAAGCATAAGGAGTAGAACCTTGGGGCACATTGTTCTTGTCATACCAGTTCCCACCGGCTATACTCCATAACACACCAGACATTCTGGAATTCCATGTAACGTACTTTGCATCCCACTCAATGGGGCGGTATACATCAACTACAGTATCTGAAGTACGTGTTTTACTGATAGGATAGTACCAGTATAGAGAAAGTATTGCCTTGGATATTGTATCCGTAGTCTTGTAACTGCTTAGATCGAAGAGTAGTACATCCCTGCTACTAGTAGAGGATTTTCCGACATCAAGATAAGTCAAGCTGGAATATACAGTAGTAGGAGAAGACGCAACCATTCTATTATCGTAAACAGCTGAATATGAAGTAGAAATGGAAGTATTAGAGTTTGCGGGCTTGCTAGTAACAACTACCTGTAATGTGTCGCTTGATTTCTGACCAGCCGTATCTGTGACCGTGAGAGTTACAGTATAAGTTCCGGCAGAAGTATAGACATGAGTAGCAGTCACTCCACTAGCTTCAGACGTAATACCATTTGATACATCAAAGTCCCATGAATAGGACACTATGCCTTTGTCATCAGTAGATGCACTGCCACTGAAAGGGACTGCTGAACCCGTGGTTGCAGTCTTATCGGCCCCGGCATTGGCAACAGGAACAGTATCTGTTGAAGTTGAGCCAGAGGTTATTGTCAATTTTGGCCTCTGTGCAGCATTAGACCACTCTGAACTATAGAATGCAATATAATTTCCACTCTCTGTCCTTGCTTTGAGGAAGAAACCGGTGTTTTTGTACTTACCACTTACATATTCCTTTACAAGGTTCGTGACATCAAAATCATAGTATTTGTTACCAGGCACTGTGCTGCCAGAGAAGGTTACAGAGGCATATGATTTACTGCCCTGAGAAGTACCATCCTTATCATACCAGCTTCCACCTGCTGTTGTCCAGGAATTCCAGGTAACAGAATTTGGGTTCCATGCAACTGGTCTGTAGATTTCGACAATAGTGTCTGAAGTACGTGTAGTTCCTGCAGGGAAATACCAATATAAAGAAAGTGTTGCTTTGGATATTGTATCCATAGTCTTGTAACTGCTCAGATCGAACAAGATTAAATCTCTGCAAGCACTTGTGCTCTTTCCTATGTCAAGATAAGTGCTAGTAGAATAAACAGTACTTGGCGATGTCTGACGTATTCTATTGTCGTAAACGGCATTATAAATAGCAGTAGAAGAAACAGATGCTGGTACAAAGGGCTTTACTGCCGCATAAGCATCTATAAGACCGTAACCATAATAGTTATCCTTTCCACTAGTACCGAGGTCAATCGCTGTGCTCTTGAGCCTTGAGTAAACCTCTGCAGGGTCCCACTTACCATTTTTGTTCAGATCATAAGGAGTCCCTGATATGTTGGTGCTAAGCAACAAGGCTATAGCTCCTGTTACATGTGGAGCTGACATACTTGTACCATCCTTGTAACCATAGGAGTTACCGGGCATAGTAGATTTAACATTGACACCCGGAGCTGTGAAGTCTACTTCAGGACCGTAACATGACCAGGAAGCGATTTTATTGCTTGAGTCTATTGCAGATACAGCTATTACTGAATCGTACGCTGCAGGATATCTTACGGAACTAGCAGTATTTCCAGCCGAACCAACAAGTACAACTCCTTTATTGTAAGCATAGTCACACATCGTTTTAAGTGAAGACGAGTATGATGGACCGCTTAAACTCATTGTAATGACATCTGCATCGTTATTAACTGCCCATTCAATTCCTGCCATAATATTACTATATGAGGTATTATTTCCGGGAAGAGTGCTTCCAAATACTTTTAATCCATATAATTTTGCTTCTGGTGCTGCACCCACAACCCCTATACCATTAATGGGAGCTGCAATTGTCCCGGAAACATGTGTTCCATGACTGTGATCATCCATGGGATCACTATCGCCATTGTAAAAATCATAACCTCCAAGGTAATTTGCCTTTAAGTCAGGATGAGTATAATCAATGCCTGAATCTATCACAGCAACCTTTACACCACTACCCTTAAAACCAAGTGCTTGAGCAGCTGTAGCATTTATCCTGGAAATACCCCAGGGAATTTCATCTGCAAGAACTTCATCTAAAGTAAAATCATCATAATCTTTTGGAATCTGAGCCTGTCCGTCAGGTTCAATAAAATCTATAGTTGGATTTTGGGAAAGAGCATCAATTGCATCCTGTGTAAGTTCCGCAGCAACAACAGGAATAAGAGTATAGTTATATTTGACATCTCCACCATATTCCCTCACTAAATCTGCGTCGGCTTTTTCTTTGAAATTAATCAGAACTGGAATTTTTTCATCGTTGTTCTGCAAAGCATCTACAGGCATTATCAAAAAAAGAGTAATTAATAATATTAACAGTGATATAATTTTCCGCACAATAAGACCACCATATGCAATCAAATTCTAAATAACAGAACTGTATAGGAGTGCACATATATGAAATTTATCCATTTGAGTTGAAAAATAGTAAAAGTTAAGACTATACTCAATATTTAAAATTAAATATGCCTACTTATAAAAAAGAGATTATAATATAATCTTCTACGAACTTTTAGAAAAAGAAAGAAATACCGATCAAAACGAAAAGAATACCTGCTGCAGTAGAAATAGTCTGTTTATTGAGTTTTTCCATAAGCTTCTGTCCGACATAAACAGTCATTGTGGACAATAACAGTAATGCTAGAATTACTCCGATAAATACCATGACCGGATTATACTGCGTCGCAAATAAGGCTGCAGCCAATTGTGTTTTATCCCCCATTTCAGAAACAAGTATAAGGGAAAAACCTGATACAAAAGGACTTTTCAACTCATATGACCCATCATCGTTATCCTTATTCCTTTTATAAAGCATCAAAACACCAAATATTACAAAAAGAAGACCTGCGAATATTTTCACATATTCCAGGGGCACTGCAGAAGCAATGAAATCTCCAAGGACAATAGCT encodes:
- a CDS encoding Dabb family protein is translated as MLKHIVMWKLRDLAEGKTKVENAIMMKLMLEGLKEKIAEIDHIEVGMNVIASEAAFDVVLYSEFKDQKALETYQKHPEHVKVASFVGKIKEERVVVDYTI
- a CDS encoding disaggregatase related repeat-containing protein translates to MRKIISLLILLITLFLIMPVDALQNNDEKIPVLINFKEKADADLVREYGGDVKYNYTLIPVVAAELTQDAIDALSQNPTIDFIEPDGQAQIPKDYDDFTLDEVLADEIPWGISRINATAAQALGFKGSGVKVAVIDSGIDYTHPDLKANYLGGYDFYNGDSDPMDDHSHGTHVSGTIAAPINGIGVVGAAPEAKLYGLKVFGSTLPGNNTSYSNIMAGIEWAVNNDADVITMSLSGPSYSSSLKTMCDYAYNKGVVLVGSAGNTASSVRYPAAYDSVIAVSAIDSSNKIASWSCYGPEVDFTAPGVNVKSTMPGNSYGYKDGTSMSAPHVTGAIALLLSTNISGTPYDLNKNGKWDPAEVYSRLKSTAIDLGTSGKDNYYGYGLIDAYAAVKPFVPASVSSTAIYNAVYDNRIRQTSPSTVYSTSTYLDIGKSTSACRDLILFDLSSYKTMDTISKATLSLYWYFPAGTTRTSDTIVEIYRPVAWNPNSVTWNSWTTAGGSWYDKDGTSQGSKSYASVTFSGSTVPGNKYYDFDVTNLVKEYVSGKYKNTGFFLKARTESGNYIAFYSSEWSNAAQRPKLTITSGSTSTDTVPVANAGADKTATTGSAVPFSGSASTDDKGIVSYSWDFDVSNGITSEASGVTATHVYTSAGTYTVTLTVTDTAGQKSSDTLQVVVTSKPANSNTSISTSYSAVYDNRMVASSPTTVYSSLTYLDVGKSSTSSRDVLLFDLSSYKTTDTISKAILSLYWYYPISKTRTSDTVVDVYRPIEWDAKYVTWNSRMSGVLWSIAGGNWYDKNNVPQGSTPYASLTFAGSKVPDNKYYDFNVTQLVQEYVSGKYKNTGFFLKARTESGNYIAFYSSDYSKTAMRPKLTITSISGSTSIDNPPVANAGTDKTAITGSAVTFDGSASTDDKGIASYSWDFDVSNGITSEATGVTATHIYTSSGTYTVTLTVTDTAGQKSTDSLKVIVSSPVDTAPVANAGTDKTATTGAIVTFDGNGSSDDKGITSYSWDFDVSNGITSEASGVTAIHTYVCAGNYTVTLTVTDTAGQKDTDTLKVIVSGSAASVTYSPLYDNRLRESSPSSVLSTTTYLDIGRSTSLCRDVMLFDLSGYNATDKISKAALSLYWYYPVDKTRNSDTVVEIYRPVEWNPNYVSWNYRASSTLWDTAGGNWYDKNNDSQGSMPYASITFKASTVPDNHYYDFDVTQLVQEYINGTYENTGFFLKAKTEGENYIAFYSSEWSTDAQKPKLTINSASGSNSTDAAPVAHAGPDQNATVGSVVSFNGSGSTDDVGITSYSWDFNAADGITSEATNMTVTHVYTSVGNYTVTLTVTDNKGHTSNDTLTVFVSAPVSPDDVPVAHAGPDQNTTVGSVVSFNGSGSTDDVGITSYSWDFNAADGITSEAINMTATHVYASAGNYTVTLTVTDNKGQTSNDTLTVFVSAPVSPDDVPGDLSDSDQNATVGLVTYSPVYDNRLRESSPNSVLSTTLYLDIGKSTSLCRDIILFNLSSYKATDIISKATLSLYWYYPVDATRASDTVVDIYRPMEWDPKYVTWNSRMSGVLWSNAGGSWYDKNGTSQGSAPYASVTFPASTVPNNKYYNFDVTQLVQEYISGKYKNTGFFLKARSENGNYIAFYSSEYSDASMRPKLTVTL
- a CDS encoding TMEM165/GDT1 family protein, with translation MIQDILIPFLLVGLAELGDKTQLAVLVLSTKTKKYSSLLAGVMLAFVLTDGLAIVLGDFIASAVPLEYVKIFAGLLFVIFGVLMLYKRNKDNDDGSYELKSPFVSGFSLILVSEMGDKTQLAAALFATQYNPVMVFIGVILALLLLSTMTVYVGQKLMEKLNKQTISTAAGILFVLIGISFFF